TCGTGTCAGGTTCGGAAGAAAGCAGCACTAAGCAGAATTTCTCGGGTGCCATTGAATACCGGACAATTTTTATTGCTCATCATGAAATTTTCACGCGATATATACATAAAGAAAAAAGAGAGGCCTTTGTGAGAGTCTCTCGTTAATTCTTTGAGGGGGGTAAAACTATAAAACGATCGAACAAGAACGAGGAATCTAAATTTTATTTTCTCATGAACCTTCTTGCAGGTGTAAGGCTCTTGATTGATTTATATTTTCGTGTTTGTTCGTTATGTCAAACATTATAGCCTGAAATTTTTAGCTGTCAAGATTTAATTTTAACTCGTGTAAAAATGTTTGTGATAAAATAATTTCATGACGTTTTCAGAGCCTAGAAGGATAAATTTTTACTAATACATTTACTAATACAAAAATATCAATATTTCCTAGTTATAGCAATTAATTACAAATGAAAATTTTTTGTTATGTGTTAAATTTTTTTTGTGAGAGTTTTTGCGAGAAATTTTTTTGTGCAAGTCGTGAAATTTTTTTGTGCGTGACTCATTATATAAACGCTATAAAGTTGTTAGGAGCGAAATTTTTTATTATTATTACAAGTGTGAAAGCGTGAATAAATTTTTTATTGCGCGAGTCGTCCTGTTAGTAATTGCCTTTATATGCTTGTGAATGTGAAAGCCTGAAAGAAATATTTTATTATGTGAGTCGCCCTTATTGCCATAAAATTTTTATAATACTTGCGAACATGATGCCGTGAATAAATTTTTTATTGCGTGAGTCGTCCTGTCTGCCTTTATATGCTCGTGAATGTGAAAGCCTGAAAGAAATATTTTATTATGTGATTCGTCCTTATTGCTATAAAATTTTTATAATGCCTGCGAGTGTGAGGCCGTGAAAGAAATTAAATATTAATAATTCCCAGTGAAATCCGCTCGATAAAATTTTTATAAATGCGAATATATATAATAAGTAACTAGCGCAATATAATCACCTGAAAAAATGCTAAAATATTATGTTTTAAAATTTGAATTCTTTACGACATTTGCAAACAAGAAGAGAAAGGAGAGAATAAAAATTGTTTGCTCGTCTTGTAGAATATTTAAACACGGGCTCGGCTGTCTCTGTAGGAATTATAAGCATTGCCATAATGCTTTTATTCGGTTTTGCGCTGACTAGAATCACAAAACTTTTTAAGCTCCCTAATGTTACAGCGTATATTATAACAGGTATATTAATCGGCCCATATTGTTTAAATCTCGTTCCTGAAGTTGTCAGGACTTACACGGAATTTTTGCCGGATGTTGCGCTTGCTTTTATTGCGTTCAGTACCGGGCAGTTTTTCAGGCTCAATGCTTTGAAGGGCAGCGGCTCGAAAGTTTTAATTATCACGGTGCTTGAGTCTTGTGTTGCGTCAATTTTTGTATTTATTGCGGTGTATTTCTTTCTCGGCTTAGATTTGGCGTTCTCGATTGTATTAGCGGCTTTGGCTGCTGCGACGGCTCCTGCTTCAACTATGATGACTATTAGGCAGACTGGAGCGCACGGAGATTTTGTAAATACTTTATTGCAGGTAGTTGCTCTTGATGACGTTGTAGGCTTGATTGCATATAGTATCGCGATTTCTGTAGCGTTGGCCTCAAGCGGGAATAAATCAGGCTTTCAATTAAGCAATATAATCAGGCCTGTATTAATTAATTTCTTGAGTGTCTTTATAGGCGCATTACTGGGAGTCGTGCTGAAAATTTTGATTCCTGAAAATAGATCTAAGGATAACAAGATAATAATTTCAGTTGCTATATTATTCGGATTTTGCGGAGTCTGTCAGATTTTAGGAGTTTCGCCGCTTCTGGGCTGCATGTTTATGGCTACTGTTTATGTAAATATTACTGATGACGATAAATTATTCAAGCAATTAAATTATTTCTCGCCCCCGTTTTTATTATTATTCTTTGTGCGTTCGGGAGTCTGCTTTGATTTAGGAGCTTTGACCGGCGGGAATGGGATTTTATTGACAGTCGGAGTCGTATATTTTCTTGTGAGAATAATGGGCAAATATGCAGGAGCTTTCACGGGCTGTGCTATAACCGGAAAAAATAAACTTGTACGCAATTATTTAGGACTTGCTTTAATACCTCAGGCAGGAGTCGCTATTGGACTTGCTGAACTGGGCGCGAGGACTCTGGGCGGTGATACTGGCAATATGCTAAGAACTGTAATACTTGCTTCGAGCGTATTATATGAGTTAATCGGCCCTGCTTGTGCAAAAATTTCGCTGGCATTGTCTCATTCTTATGATAGTAACTCGCCTGAAGAAAAAATTATCCCGTCAAATAATCAAGATGATAAGCACGTTATAAATTTGTTGATAGAAAGAATCAAGGAAATTCAAAGCGAGCTGCCTAAACATGAGCTGGTTATAGCAAATCAACAGGAAAATAATAATAATCCCGCAATGCATAGAGGACTCAGACACGGAATAAACGCGCGCTGATAAATATATTTGCCAAAGATATATTTTATGTGATATAAATTAGCTTAATTAAAGAATTCATATATAAAATTTTTCGCGAAAGGATTTGATTCAAGAATGGAGATGTACATATCGGCTCTCAAGAATCTTTTGCTTCAGTCGGGTTTCATGGGACTAACGCAAGGAAATATTATCATGATTATAGTGGCGTTTGTCCTGCTATATCTCGCAATAGGCAAGGGATTCGAGCCATTATTACTAGTTCCAATAGCATTTGGGTGCTTACTTGTTAATTTGCCTCTCTCAGGAATAACTGACGGATATAACGAGGCCACTCACACGATAGGATTTTTGCGTTCGTTGTATTACGGTGCAGAATTCGAAATTTACCCGATTTTGATATTTCTAGGAATCGGAGCGATGACAGATTTTGCGCCTTTGATTGCTAATCCCATAACATTTTTACTCGGAGCGGCTGCACAGTTCGGCGTTTTCGTTGCATTTATCGGAGCTAACTGGGTCGGAGCTTTAACAAACGGGCTTGTCTCGTTCAACATCAAAGAAGCTGCCAGTATTGCAATAATCGGAGGTGCTGACGGGCCGACAAGTATTTATTTAACGGTCATGCTCGGACAAAAGCAAATTTTAGGAGCTGTAGCAGTTGCCGCATATAGTTATATGTCGCTCGTGCCTATGATTCAGCCG
The Synergistaceae bacterium genome window above contains:
- a CDS encoding cation:proton antiporter codes for the protein MFARLVEYLNTGSAVSVGIISIAIMLLFGFALTRITKLFKLPNVTAYIITGILIGPYCLNLVPEVVRTYTEFLPDVALAFIAFSTGQFFRLNALKGSGSKVLIITVLESCVASIFVFIAVYFFLGLDLAFSIVLAALAAATAPASTMMTIRQTGAHGDFVNTLLQVVALDDVVGLIAYSIAISVALASSGNKSGFQLSNIIRPVLINFLSVFIGALLGVVLKILIPENRSKDNKIIISVAILFGFCGVCQILGVSPLLGCMFMATVYVNITDDDKLFKQLNYFSPPFLLLFFVRSGVCFDLGALTGGNGILLTVGVVYFLVRIMGKYAGAFTGCAITGKNKLVRNYLGLALIPQAGVAIGLAELGARTLGGDTGNMLRTVILASSVLYELIGPACAKISLALSHSYDSNSPEEKIIPSNNQDDKHVINLLIERIKEIQSELPKHELVIANQQENNNNPAMHRGLRHGINAR
- a CDS encoding sodium ion-translocating decarboxylase subunit beta, which gives rise to MEMYISALKNLLLQSGFMGLTQGNIIMIIVAFVLLYLAIGKGFEPLLLVPIAFGCLLVNLPLSGITDGYNEATHTIGFLRSLYYGAEFEIYPILIFLGIGAMTDFAPLIANPITFLLGAAAQFGVFVAFIGANWVGALTNGLVSFNIKEAASIAIIGGADGPTSIYLTVMLGQKQILGAVAVAAYSYMSLVPMIQPPVIYAMTSKKDRGIVMGQLRPVSKREKILFPIVCTVISGLILPACVPLVGTLMFGNLLKECGVTDRLSNTAQNELMNIVTIFLALSVGSTMEADKFLTLQTLAIICLGLVAFAFSTFGGVLFGQIMKHLSGGKINPMIGAAGVSAVPMAARVVQRCVQKEYPGHFLLMHAMGPNVAGVIGTAVAAGVMLTLLSQ